Part of the Pseudomonas chlororaphis genome, TCCAGGCTCAGGTATTCACGGATGTCCTGGCCGACCGGCGCATCGACTGCCAGCTCCATCAGGCCATCGTTGCCTTCGCCGATCTGCAGCTCGGCCTGGGAGCACAACATACCGTTGGACTCGACGCCGCGCAGCTTGGCTTTCTTGATCTTGAAGTCGCCCGGCAGCTCGGCACCGATCATGGCGAACGGGATCTTCAGGCCCGGGCGCACGTTTGGCGCGCCGCAGACGACCTGGAAGGTCTCCGCGCCATTGCTGACCTGGCAGACCCGCAGCTTGTCAGCGTCCGGATGCTGCTCGGTGCTCAGCACCTCGCCCACCACCACACCGCTGAACGCGCCGGCAACCGGCGCTACGCTATCGACCTCAAGGCCGGCCATCGACAGGCGAGCAACCAGCTCGTCCCGGCTAACCTGCGGGCTTACCCAGCCGCGCAGCCATTGTTCACTGAATTTCATCCTGCTCTCCTAATAGATTCGTTACGGGCCCGCGACCTAGCGAAATTGCGCAAGGAACCGCAAGTCGTTGTCGAAGAACAGGCGCAAGTCATTCACACCGTAACGCAGCATGGCCAGACGTTCGACGCCCATGCCGAAAGCAAAACCCGAGAATTCTTCCGGATCGATCCCGGACATGCGCAGCACGTTCGGATGAACCATGCCGCAACCCATGACTTCCAGCCAGCCCGTCTGCTTGCAGACACGGCAGCCTTTGCCGCTGCACATCACGCATTCCATATCGACTTCGGCGGATGGCTCGGTGAACGGGAAGTACGAAGGGCGGAAACGTACCGCCAGCTCTTTCTCGAAGAACACCCGCAGGAACTCTTCGATGGTGCCTTTGAGGTCGGCGAAATTGATGTCGCGATCCACCAGCAGGCCTTCGACCTGGTGGAACATCGGCGAGTGGGTGATATCGGAGTCGCTGCGATACACACGGCCCGGGCAGACGATGCGGATCGGCGGACGTTGCGACTCCATGGTGCGGACCTGTACCGGCGAGGTATGGGTGCGCAACAGCATGTTCGCATTGAAATAGAAGGTGTCATGCATCGACCGGGCCGGGTGGTGGCCTGGGATGTTGAGCGCTTCGAAGTTGTGGTAGTCGTCTTCGACCTCGGGGCCTTCGGCAATGCCGTAGCCGATGTGGGTGAAGAACTGCTCGATGCGTTCCAGGGTCCGGGTTACCGGATGCAGGCCGCCGGAGGTCTGGCCACGGCCAGGCAGGGTCACGTCGATGGACTCGGCGGCGAGCTTGGCAGCCAGGTCGGCCTCCTCGAACAACGCCTTGCGCGCATTGAGGACTTCTGTGACACGTTCCTTGGCGACGTTGATCAGCGCACCGACTTGCGGACGCTCTTCGGCCGGCAGGTTCCCCAGGGTCTTCATCACCTGAGTCAACTCGCCCTTCTTACCAAGGTAGTGAACCCGGATTTGCTCCAGGGCATTGATATCTTCAGCGCTTTGCACAGCCTCTAGTGCTTGAGAGACCAGCGCATCCAGGTTTTCCATGTACAGACTCCAGATACAAAATAGGGGAAGAGCTTTAAGGCTCTTCCCCTATTTATGACGTTTAACACCCAGGCCCACAGAGGTGGAC contains:
- a CDS encoding phenylalanyl-tRNA synthetase — protein: MENLDALVSQALEAVQSAEDINALEQIRVHYLGKKGELTQVMKTLGNLPAEERPQVGALINVAKERVTEVLNARKALFEEADLAAKLAAESIDVTLPGRGQTSGGLHPVTRTLERIEQFFTHIGYGIAEGPEVEDDYHNFEALNIPGHHPARSMHDTFYFNANMLLRTHTSPVQVRTMESQRPPIRIVCPGRVYRSDSDITHSPMFHQVEGLLVDRDINFADLKGTIEEFLRVFFEKELAVRFRPSYFPFTEPSAEVDMECVMCSGKGCRVCKQTGWLEVMGCGMVHPNVLRMSGIDPEEFSGFAFGMGVERLAMLRYGVNDLRLFFDNDLRFLAQFR